The following proteins are co-located in the Longimicrobium terrae genome:
- a CDS encoding sigma-70 family RNA polymerase sigma factor: MTFSPPKKLPAESESLDQYLREISVYPLINREEECRLAQRIREGESESLERLVRANLRFVVAVAKKYQNQGVSLADLINEGNIGLMRAARKFDETKGIKFISYAVWWIRQAILQALAEQSRIVRVPLSRAGAVHRIGKRSSALTQELGREPTLQEIASELEVPENEISHALAMSQVYLSLDAPLVPGEDGQLLDYLSDTVSPGPDDEVYEHALKRTIDDALGTLSERESKVLRLYFGLGDTEPMTLEQIGESFGITRERVRQIKEKALLRLRHQSRARFLETFLI, from the coding sequence ATGACCTTCAGCCCGCCCAAGAAACTTCCGGCCGAATCCGAGTCGCTGGACCAGTACCTCCGCGAGATCAGCGTATACCCGCTCATCAACCGCGAAGAAGAGTGCCGGCTGGCGCAGCGGATCCGCGAAGGAGAATCCGAGTCGCTGGAGCGGCTGGTGCGCGCCAACCTGCGGTTCGTGGTGGCGGTGGCCAAGAAGTACCAGAACCAGGGCGTATCGCTGGCCGACCTCATTAACGAGGGCAACATCGGCCTCATGCGGGCGGCGCGGAAGTTCGACGAGACCAAGGGGATCAAGTTCATCTCCTACGCCGTCTGGTGGATCCGGCAGGCGATTCTGCAGGCGCTGGCGGAGCAGTCGCGCATCGTGCGGGTGCCGCTGAGCCGGGCGGGGGCGGTGCACCGCATCGGCAAGCGCAGCTCCGCGCTCACGCAGGAGCTGGGGCGCGAACCCACGCTGCAGGAGATCGCGTCGGAGCTGGAGGTGCCGGAAAACGAGATCAGCCACGCGCTGGCGATGTCGCAGGTGTACCTGTCGCTCGATGCGCCGCTGGTTCCGGGGGAGGACGGGCAGCTGCTGGACTACCTGAGCGACACGGTGTCGCCGGGCCCGGACGACGAGGTGTACGAGCACGCGCTCAAGCGGACGATCGACGACGCGCTGGGAACGCTGAGCGAGCGCGAAAGCAAGGTGCTGCGCCTGTACTTCGGCCTGGGCGACACGGAGCCCATGACACTGGAGCAGATTGGCGAAAGCTTCGGCATCACGCGCGAGCGGGTGCGGCAGATCAAGGAGAAAGCCCTGCTTCGCCTGCGCCACCAGTCCCGCGCGCGCTTCCTGGAGACGTTCCTGATCTAG
- the lepB gene encoding signal peptidase I, whose protein sequence is MMDDLHSDPFHAPAGGSLGPSTSSSAPVDPRQMSTGRWMWEWTKAISTAILLFLVIRTFAVEAFKIPTGSMEGTLLVGDFLLVNKAVYGAEIPLTHQRLPAFSLPRRGDVIVFLPPHDPHKNYVKRIVGSPGDTLEMRDKVLYRNHVEMTEPYARHTDPLSDPADPQMDWQLAYLVNRRLTWKTYHPTRDNWGPLVVPAGKFFALGDNRDRSEDSRYWGFLDARAIRGRPMFVYYSFQHDLTEQFDWLTRVRWGRIGDVIR, encoded by the coding sequence ATGATGGACGACCTGCACAGCGATCCCTTTCACGCCCCGGCGGGCGGCTCCCTCGGGCCGTCCACTTCCTCGTCCGCGCCGGTGGATCCGCGGCAGATGAGCACCGGCCGGTGGATGTGGGAGTGGACCAAGGCGATCAGCACCGCCATCCTCCTCTTTCTGGTCATCCGCACCTTTGCGGTGGAAGCCTTCAAGATCCCCACGGGGTCCATGGAAGGCACGCTGCTGGTCGGCGACTTTCTGCTGGTGAACAAGGCGGTATACGGCGCCGAGATCCCGCTGACGCACCAGCGCCTGCCCGCCTTTTCGCTGCCGCGCCGCGGGGACGTGATCGTCTTTCTTCCCCCGCACGATCCGCACAAGAACTACGTAAAGCGCATCGTGGGCTCGCCGGGCGACACGCTGGAGATGCGCGACAAGGTGCTGTACCGCAACCACGTGGAGATGACGGAGCCGTACGCCCGCCACACCGATCCGCTGAGCGACCCCGCGGACCCGCAGATGGACTGGCAGCTCGCCTACCTGGTGAACCGCCGGCTCACGTGGAAGACGTACCATCCCACGCGCGACAACTGGGGACCGCTGGTGGTGCCCGCGGGGAAGTTCTTTGCGCTGGGCGACAACCGCGACCGGTCAGAGGATTCGCGCTACTGGGGCTTCCTGGACGCGCGCGCCATCCGCGGCCGCCCCATGTTCGTCTACTACTCCTTTCAGCACGACCTGACCGAGCAGTTCGACTGGCTGACGCGCGTGCGCTGGGGGAGGATCGGCGACGTGATCCGCTGA
- the rplM gene encoding 50S ribosomal protein L13: protein MKTYSVKAGEIEHKWYVVDAGGKILGRVATEIARVLRGKHKPIFTPHLDTGDYVVVINADKVRLSGNKADQKTYFKHTGYMGGEKFIPFREMLAKHPERVIELAVKGMMPKNALGRQMRKKLKVYAGTEHPHQAQNPEPLTF from the coding sequence ATGAAGACGTATTCCGTTAAGGCGGGCGAGATCGAGCACAAGTGGTACGTCGTCGACGCCGGGGGCAAGATCCTCGGCCGTGTGGCGACGGAGATTGCCCGCGTTCTGCGCGGCAAGCACAAGCCGATCTTCACGCCGCACCTGGACACCGGCGACTACGTCGTGGTCATCAACGCGGACAAGGTCCGTCTGAGCGGCAACAAGGCCGACCAGAAGACCTACTTCAAGCACACCGGCTACATGGGCGGGGAAAAGTTCATCCCCTTCCGCGAAATGCTGGCCAAGCACCCCGAGCGGGTGATTGAGCTTGCGGTGAAGGGCATGATGCCCAAGAACGCCCTCGGCCGCCAGATGCGCAAGAAGCTGAAGGTGTACGCCGGGACGGAGCATCCGCACCAGGCGCAGAATCCCGAGCCCCTCACCTTCTGA
- a CDS encoding BamA/TamA family outer membrane protein: MDMAGDPAAGVPGGAGGRLVGCGRGGAAPLGAFVPAERRRTARLLSPAALAFALATAASTAAAQQTATVAAGARYQVGSFHRSLWGGAYRDLWATPIRVPVLAPDTFAGGLRVEQEGGGLATESLRLRGRDGREYVFRSVDKDPARGLPPDLRGGPVQTVAQDEVANKHPASALVVDPLLTAVGILHVQPRLFVMPDHAFLGEYRERFAGRLGWVELRPEDDEDGAPAFAGAQKVIGTDRLFERLEEDPRERLDAREYLVARLMDILVGDWDRHLDQWRWAGYKSGDNWRWRPIPRDRDNAFNDYAGLLNLPVRAAAPQFARWDEDYVDVPGLVKTGGDLDRRLLSELDRAAWDSAVAFVKGRVTDAVIEGAVRRMPAEYIPLNAEVLAGQLRSRRDHLGEAAGQFYALLASDVNVHSTDEKERAEVQRLPDGSVDVVIRSEGVPGTWFRRRFVPSETREVRLYLQGGDDQAVVRGTASNSIQVRLIGGGGDDVLADSGRAGARSTVIHDDRGDNRFVRGPGTKVDTRPYDPPAPRSLFGNPPAPRDWGVDFAPISPYARWQPNVGPVLGAGPRWTRYGFRRQPYKREISLRGVYAPLEDGVGVEADADFRRTSSRDGLRLVAGARTFDVIRFHGLGNESPGDIEEEYEVTHSVVNAEARWYGWTGSRTSYSIGPVARWMDPRDDADRLAPLRGGDGLVEAGLAGGVQIDARDTLPVTRGGWLVRGGARALAHDAGGPFARVEGEGRAYLPLLAGGTSLALRAGGAVVRGGYPFQEAAYLGGGESLRGFPYQRFAGDAAAFGAAEVRQPVGQVHVLVRARVGVFGFGEAGRVWLDGESPGDWHPSWGGGAWFETTGRVVTLTYARADVTRLYAGFGLPF; this comes from the coding sequence ATGGACATGGCTGGCGATCCTGCTGCTGGCGTTCCGGGTGGTGCCGGCGGTCGCCTGGTCGGGTGCGGGCGAGGTGGCGCCGCCCCCCTCGGCGCATTCGTTCCGGCGGAGCGCCGGCGCACGGCGCGGCTCCTTTCCCCTGCGGCGCTGGCGTTCGCGCTGGCCACCGCGGCCAGCACCGCCGCGGCGCAGCAGACCGCGACGGTCGCGGCGGGCGCGCGCTATCAGGTCGGCTCCTTTCACCGCTCGCTGTGGGGCGGCGCGTACCGGGACCTGTGGGCCACGCCCATCCGCGTCCCCGTCCTGGCGCCGGACACCTTTGCCGGCGGGCTGCGGGTGGAGCAGGAAGGCGGCGGGCTGGCGACGGAATCGCTGCGGCTTCGGGGCCGCGACGGGCGCGAATACGTGTTCCGCTCGGTGGACAAGGACCCCGCGCGCGGGCTGCCGCCGGACCTGCGCGGCGGCCCGGTGCAGACGGTGGCGCAGGACGAGGTGGCCAACAAGCATCCCGCGTCCGCGCTGGTCGTAGACCCGCTGCTGACCGCCGTGGGGATCCTGCACGTGCAGCCCCGCCTGTTCGTGATGCCCGACCACGCGTTTCTGGGCGAGTACCGCGAGCGCTTCGCCGGGCGGCTGGGCTGGGTGGAGCTGCGCCCGGAGGACGACGAGGACGGCGCTCCCGCCTTTGCCGGAGCCCAGAAGGTAATCGGGACGGACCGCCTGTTCGAGCGGCTGGAGGAAGACCCGCGCGAGCGGCTGGACGCGCGCGAGTACCTGGTCGCGCGGCTGATGGACATTCTGGTGGGCGACTGGGACCGGCACCTGGACCAGTGGCGGTGGGCCGGCTACAAGAGCGGCGACAACTGGCGGTGGCGTCCCATTCCGCGCGACCGCGACAACGCGTTCAACGACTACGCCGGGCTGCTGAACCTGCCGGTGCGCGCCGCCGCGCCGCAGTTTGCGCGGTGGGACGAGGACTACGTGGACGTGCCGGGGCTGGTGAAGACGGGCGGTGACCTGGACCGCCGGCTGCTGTCGGAACTGGACCGCGCGGCCTGGGACTCGGCGGTGGCGTTCGTGAAGGGGCGGGTGACGGACGCGGTGATCGAGGGCGCGGTGCGGCGGATGCCCGCGGAGTACATTCCGCTGAACGCGGAGGTCCTCGCCGGCCAGCTGCGCTCGCGCCGCGACCACCTGGGCGAAGCCGCGGGGCAGTTCTACGCGCTTCTCGCCAGCGACGTGAACGTGCACTCCACGGACGAAAAGGAGCGCGCGGAGGTGCAGCGGCTGCCCGACGGTTCGGTGGACGTCGTGATCCGCAGCGAGGGCGTACCCGGAACCTGGTTCCGCCGCCGCTTCGTCCCGTCGGAGACGCGCGAGGTGCGCCTGTACCTGCAGGGCGGGGATGACCAGGCGGTCGTGCGGGGCACGGCGTCCAACTCCATCCAGGTTCGGCTGATCGGCGGCGGTGGCGACGACGTGCTGGCGGATTCCGGACGGGCCGGCGCCCGCTCCACCGTCATCCACGACGACCGCGGCGACAACCGCTTCGTGCGCGGGCCCGGGACCAAGGTGGATACCCGTCCATACGATCCCCCCGCGCCGCGTTCGCTGTTCGGCAACCCGCCCGCGCCGCGCGACTGGGGCGTGGACTTCGCGCCCATTTCCCCGTACGCGCGCTGGCAGCCCAACGTGGGCCCGGTGCTGGGCGCGGGGCCGCGGTGGACGCGGTACGGATTCCGCCGCCAGCCGTACAAGCGGGAGATCAGCCTGCGCGGCGTGTACGCGCCGCTGGAGGACGGGGTCGGGGTGGAGGCGGACGCGGACTTCCGCCGGACCTCGTCGCGCGACGGGCTGCGCCTGGTGGCGGGGGCGCGCACGTTCGACGTGATCCGCTTCCACGGCCTGGGCAACGAGTCCCCGGGCGACATCGAGGAGGAGTACGAGGTCACGCATTCCGTGGTGAACGCGGAGGCGCGGTGGTACGGATGGACCGGCTCGCGCACGTCCTACTCCATCGGCCCGGTGGCGCGGTGGATGGACCCGCGCGACGACGCGGATCGTCTCGCCCCCCTGCGCGGCGGCGACGGACTGGTGGAGGCCGGCCTTGCGGGCGGCGTGCAGATCGACGCACGCGACACGCTGCCGGTAACGCGCGGCGGCTGGCTGGTGCGCGGCGGTGCGCGGGCGCTGGCGCACGACGCGGGCGGCCCGTTCGCCCGCGTGGAAGGGGAGGGCCGCGCCTACCTGCCGCTGCTGGCCGGCGGCACCTCGCTGGCGTTGCGCGCGGGCGGCGCGGTGGTGCGCGGCGGCTATCCCTTCCAGGAAGCGGCGTACCTGGGCGGCGGCGAGTCACTGCGCGGCTTTCCGTACCAGCGCTTCGCGGGCGACGCGGCGGCGTTCGGCGCGGCGGAGGTGCGGCAGCCGGTGGGCCAGGTGCACGTGCTGGTGCGCGCCCGCGTGGGCGTCTTCGGCTTCGGCGAGGCCGGGCGCGTGTGGCTGGACGGGGAATCGCCCGGCGACTGGCACCCGTCGTGGGGCGGCGGCGCGTGGTTCGAGACGACCGGGCGCGTGGTGACGCTGACCTACGCGCGCGCAGACGTCACGCGGCTGTACGCGGGCTTCGGCCTGCCGTTCTGA